In Candidatus Obscuribacterales bacterium, a single window of DNA contains:
- a CDS encoding cation-transporting P-type ATPase has translation MQANFTVEPILSDTNFNSGLSNEQVSKRLAQWGPNEISITTAEDGWLFLLTRQFQSSVIVLLLVAAVISYIFSEHLQSLAILTAVAVNAFVGFITEFRAKVSLQTLRKLSSPKIRARRNGEEIDLPTHELVPGDVVSLEAGVRVPADVKLFKTCGINVDESALTGESVAVFKSLPSTDEGNDIVYQGTLVLDGQAWAIVTATALQSRLGKLGKLLTEISGRRTPLELELEGLGKQLCWMTLILCLVLLVIGILHNEPIVKMTQTSIALAVAAIPEGLAVVATLALAVGTQRMVKSAVLIRQLSSVETLGCCAVICSDKTGTLTENRMQVTEIFSDGKQFTVSGEGYIPVGHFQYRQNKIDVQEENNLHQILITAAVCNDAFLEDHAGKEDWHIHGDPTEGALLVVAAKAGLNHAQLTASYPRVDELPFDLTRKRMTTINQVPQGGLICLTKGSPESVLKQCKFIQKENGINELNDAERNSILKNNFEMAKKGLRVLAIANKKLSINDPVDGEIESDLTFLGLIGMQDRAKKGVKEAILQCKAAGIRVVMLTGDQAQTAKSIGDDLGIIDSIDDDSVLSGAEICQLNENDLATKLRTTNILARVSPEMKLKVVRALQADGSVVAMTGDGVNDAPALRQSDIGVAMGKGGADLACESAKIVITDDNFSSIVKAIEQGRVIYANIQNAIAYLLTASLAAVATVAAAVLFDTGLPLLPLQLLWLNLIMHVFPALGISLLPSHKMVMKLSPRKTTDSILGRSEYMQILIRSFLVAAGTLTAVIVQGHFLGNSFKMTTISFATLSCALLFQAWLWAFSDRSFMSGGWKHLNPVFMVNMLISYALMFIAIYVRPIEAVLKTTHLDLSDWLIVLFASGLSFLASIVVCRLLPRTA, from the coding sequence ATGCAAGCCAATTTTACAGTTGAACCCATTTTGAGCGACACAAATTTCAACAGCGGATTAAGCAACGAACAAGTCTCAAAAAGACTAGCGCAATGGGGACCAAATGAGATCAGCATTACGACTGCTGAGGACGGTTGGCTGTTTTTATTGACTCGCCAGTTTCAATCAAGCGTTATTGTTCTTTTGCTTGTGGCTGCAGTAATCTCGTATATATTTTCAGAACATTTGCAATCGCTGGCAATTTTGACTGCGGTAGCCGTGAACGCGTTTGTCGGGTTTATTACAGAATTTAGAGCGAAGGTTTCTCTTCAGACACTTAGGAAGCTCTCTTCACCGAAGATTAGAGCCAGGCGCAATGGAGAGGAAATTGACTTACCTACACATGAACTCGTTCCTGGCGACGTTGTTAGTCTCGAAGCTGGGGTAAGAGTCCCTGCAGACGTGAAGCTGTTTAAGACTTGCGGTATCAATGTGGATGAATCAGCCTTGACTGGAGAAAGTGTGGCTGTTTTTAAATCGTTGCCATCGACAGATGAGGGTAATGATATTGTCTATCAAGGTACTCTTGTTCTTGATGGACAAGCCTGGGCTATTGTTACTGCCACAGCCTTACAATCAAGGTTAGGTAAGCTGGGTAAATTATTGACCGAAATATCCGGTAGGCGAACACCACTTGAACTTGAATTGGAAGGATTAGGCAAACAGCTATGCTGGATGACGCTAATACTTTGTCTTGTCCTTTTAGTGATCGGCATCTTGCACAATGAGCCCATTGTAAAAATGACACAAACCTCGATAGCTCTCGCCGTGGCAGCAATTCCGGAAGGCTTGGCGGTCGTAGCTACTCTCGCCCTGGCTGTTGGCACGCAACGCATGGTTAAAAGCGCCGTGTTGATCAGGCAATTGTCCTCAGTAGAAACGCTTGGTTGCTGTGCTGTCATTTGCAGCGATAAGACAGGCACACTCACTGAAAATCGCATGCAAGTTACTGAAATATTTTCTGATGGCAAACAATTTACTGTATCTGGTGAGGGCTATATACCTGTTGGACATTTTCAATATCGTCAAAACAAAATAGATGTCCAAGAGGAAAACAACTTACACCAGATTCTAATAACGGCCGCTGTGTGTAATGATGCCTTTTTAGAAGACCATGCCGGTAAAGAAGATTGGCATATACATGGAGATCCAACTGAGGGGGCGCTACTTGTAGTAGCAGCTAAGGCTGGGCTGAATCATGCGCAGTTAACCGCTTCGTATCCACGTGTGGATGAGTTGCCCTTTGATTTAACACGCAAGCGTATGACCACCATTAATCAAGTCCCACAAGGTGGACTGATTTGTCTAACCAAGGGATCACCAGAATCCGTCTTGAAACAATGCAAGTTTATACAGAAAGAAAATGGAATTAACGAACTCAATGATGCTGAGCGCAACTCTATTCTCAAAAACAATTTCGAAATGGCTAAAAAAGGTCTACGCGTTCTTGCTATTGCTAACAAAAAACTATCGATAAACGACCCAGTCGATGGAGAAATTGAGTCCGATTTGACATTTCTTGGTTTAATCGGCATGCAAGACAGAGCAAAGAAAGGGGTCAAGGAAGCAATTTTGCAATGCAAAGCTGCCGGTATAAGGGTCGTAATGCTGACTGGCGATCAAGCTCAAACAGCTAAATCCATTGGGGATGACTTAGGTATTATTGACTCTATTGACGACGATTCTGTTTTAAGTGGTGCAGAGATTTGCCAACTAAACGAGAATGATTTAGCGACAAAGTTACGCACAACAAACATACTGGCGCGCGTTAGTCCTGAAATGAAATTGAAAGTGGTACGAGCTCTTCAGGCAGACGGTTCAGTAGTGGCAATGACCGGGGATGGTGTTAATGATGCCCCTGCACTAAGACAGTCCGACATTGGCGTAGCCATGGGTAAAGGTGGTGCCGATCTTGCCTGCGAGTCAGCCAAGATTGTAATTACAGATGATAATTTCAGTTCGATTGTGAAAGCGATAGAACAAGGACGTGTGATCTATGCCAATATTCAAAATGCGATAGCCTATCTATTAACAGCTTCGCTGGCAGCCGTAGCGACCGTGGCAGCAGCTGTCTTATTTGATACAGGGTTGCCGCTTTTACCTCTTCAGCTATTGTGGCTGAACTTAATCATGCATGTATTTCCCGCCCTTGGGATTTCTCTTTTGCCGTCTCACAAGATGGTCATGAAACTTAGTCCGCGCAAAACCACTGACTCAATTCTTGGCAGATCTGAGTATATGCAAATTCTTATCAGGTCATTTTTGGTGGCGGCAGGAACACTTACAGCGGTTATTGTCCAAGGACACTTCTTAGGAAACTCCTTTAAAATGACCACAATAAGCTTTGCAACGCTTTCTTGCGCGCTTCTATTCCAAGCATGGCTCTGGGCATTTTCCGATAGATCGTTTATGAGTGGAGGATGGAAACATCTCAATCCGGTTTTTATGGTAAACATGCTCATCTCTTATGCTTTGATGTTTATAGCAATTTACGTGCGGCCCATTGAAGCTGTATTGAAAACTACGCACCTTGATCTTTCTGATTGGCTAATTGTCTTATTTGCATCAGGGCTTTCGTTTCTTGCATCTATTGTGGTTTGTCGGTTGCTCCCTCGGACAGCTTGA
- a CDS encoding TIGR04053 family radical SAM/SPASM domain-containing protein: MTNLAHRPVIDFDQSPFLVLWELTRACLLACRHCRAQAIRQRNVNELTFAECIKVLDQLEEFGRPLIVFTGGDPAQRADLYDLIKEAGRRGFKSAVTPSATPVMTQDVVEKMADAGVDRLAISIDGADSQTHDAFRRVRGSFDWSKSIIDWAHKAKLPVQINTTICRHNLHQFDKFANLAEELGAVLWSVFFLVPTGRASQDMQINASEAEDVLQRMAQLCRTASYDVKATAAPHFRRVLIEQYSDKNNAPDSAAINKLNSKLKLGALRSYQSVNDGRGLIFISHTGDILPSGFLPLAAGNVRNDSIVSVYRKSELFKSLRNPELLKGKCGTCSYRQVCGGSRARAFAETGDYLAEDSLCSLGI; the protein is encoded by the coding sequence ATGACCAATTTGGCACATAGACCGGTTATAGATTTTGACCAATCACCATTTTTAGTGTTATGGGAACTTACAAGAGCATGTTTGCTTGCCTGTCGCCACTGTCGAGCCCAAGCGATTCGTCAACGCAATGTCAATGAATTGACTTTTGCTGAATGCATAAAAGTTTTGGATCAGCTTGAGGAATTTGGCCGCCCGCTAATTGTTTTTACCGGAGGGGATCCAGCCCAGCGTGCGGATCTTTATGACCTTATCAAAGAGGCCGGCAGGCGCGGATTCAAATCAGCAGTAACGCCTAGCGCCACGCCTGTAATGACTCAAGACGTGGTTGAGAAGATGGCTGATGCCGGTGTAGATAGGCTGGCTATTAGTATTGACGGTGCTGATAGTCAAACTCACGATGCCTTTCGTAGGGTCAGAGGTTCTTTTGATTGGAGTAAATCCATTATTGACTGGGCGCACAAGGCGAAGCTTCCCGTCCAAATCAATACGACGATTTGCCGCCATAATCTACACCAATTCGACAAATTTGCTAACCTGGCTGAAGAACTCGGTGCTGTTCTTTGGAGCGTATTCTTTTTGGTGCCGACAGGGCGCGCCAGCCAAGATATGCAAATTAACGCTTCAGAAGCTGAAGATGTTCTCCAGCGTATGGCACAGCTTTGCCGGACAGCTTCTTATGACGTTAAGGCTACTGCCGCGCCACATTTTAGGCGGGTTTTGATTGAGCAATATTCGGACAAGAATAATGCTCCGGATTCAGCAGCCATAAATAAGCTAAATTCCAAATTGAAGTTAGGAGCCTTGCGCTCGTATCAATCAGTCAATGACGGCAGGGGCCTGATTTTTATTTCTCATACAGGCGACATTTTGCCTAGTGGGTTTTTGCCTCTTGCTGCGGGCAATGTGCGAAATGATTCCATAGTGTCTGTCTATCGGAAGAGCGAACTTTTTAAAAGCCTGCGCAATCCGGAATTACTTAAAGGGAAATGCGGCACTTGCTCTTATCGTCAAGTTTGTGGCGGCTCACGTGCGCGCGCCTTTGCTGAGACGGGCGATTATCTGGCTGAAGATAGTCTTTGTTCACTAGGGATTTAA
- a CDS encoding carboxymuconolactone decarboxylase family protein has protein sequence MSKLPKAFMDFQKDYKEVFDSYDQLGNAAKKAGPLSKREIALVRLATAAGARLEGAVHAHCRRALDEGLTAAEIRQAMILGVTTLGFPSMMANLSRANDILDDLNP, from the coding sequence ATGAGCAAACTTCCAAAGGCATTTATGGATTTTCAAAAAGACTATAAAGAAGTCTTTGACAGCTATGATCAATTAGGCAATGCTGCAAAAAAAGCCGGTCCTTTGAGTAAACGGGAAATTGCTCTAGTGCGACTTGCCACCGCAGCCGGTGCAAGACTGGAAGGAGCCGTGCACGCACACTGCCGCAGGGCTTTAGATGAAGGGTTGACCGCAGCTGAAATAAGGCAAGCGATGATTCTTGGGGTGACGACTCTTGGATTTCCATCAATGATGGCTAATCTTTCTCGAGCCAATGATATTCTTGATGATTTAAATCCCTAG
- a CDS encoding tellurite resistance/C4-dicarboxylate transporter family protein — MKNTIYDEIEKLHPAYFALVMATGIVSVACQFLAMRAIAISMFVLNLVLFAILCLLTALRLFCYTKSFVFDLTDHNRCVGFFSIVAAICVLGSQFVVLFHDYPTAIIFWFLGTFFWLSLTYAIFTILTVKENKPSLAEGINGGWLLAVVATQAVSNLGGLVASSLKPFEQEILFFTLAMWLCGGMLYIWMISLIFYRYTFFKFLPSDLAPPYWINMGAVAITTLAGTRLITNADKSPLLSGLMPFLEGFTLFFWATATWWIPMLITLAVWRHIGKRFPLTYDPLYWGLVFPLGMYTAATFQLAQVTGLTFLMTIPRYFIYLALLAWSITFIGLLCRIVKKLTIFQH; from the coding sequence ATGAAAAATACGATTTACGACGAAATCGAAAAATTGCATCCTGCCTATTTTGCCCTGGTTATGGCGACAGGAATAGTTTCTGTTGCCTGCCAATTTCTTGCCATGCGTGCAATTGCTATTTCCATGTTTGTACTTAATTTAGTGCTCTTTGCTATCCTCTGTTTGCTTACGGCGCTTAGACTTTTTTGTTATACGAAATCATTTGTTTTTGATCTTACGGACCACAATCGATGCGTCGGCTTTTTCAGCATTGTTGCTGCCATTTGTGTCTTAGGCAGTCAATTTGTTGTGCTTTTTCATGATTATCCAACTGCAATTATTTTCTGGTTTCTAGGAACGTTCTTCTGGCTTAGTTTGACGTATGCTATTTTTACGATTTTGACAGTTAAGGAAAATAAGCCTTCTCTTGCCGAAGGGATAAACGGCGGTTGGCTCTTAGCTGTAGTTGCAACACAGGCTGTCTCTAATCTGGGCGGACTTGTCGCCTCAAGCTTGAAACCATTTGAACAAGAAATTTTGTTCTTCACTCTGGCTATGTGGTTATGCGGCGGCATGCTGTATATTTGGATGATTTCGCTAATCTTTTATCGCTATACGTTTTTCAAATTTTTGCCTTCTGATCTGGCGCCGCCTTACTGGATAAATATGGGAGCTGTTGCCATAACGACGCTTGCCGGCACCAGACTAATTACCAATGCCGACAAAAGTCCACTGCTTAGTGGCTTAATGCCGTTCCTGGAAGGCTTCACTTTGTTTTTCTGGGCAACTGCCACCTGGTGGATACCAATGCTTATCACTTTAGCCGTATGGCGACATATCGGGAAACGCTTTCCTTTGACGTATGACCCCCTTTATTGGGGACTTGTATTTCCTCTCGGAATGTATACGGCTGCCACATTCCAACTAGCGCAGGTGACTGGTCTGACGTTTCTTATGACCATACCACGGTATTTTATTTACCTGGCCTTACTAGCCTGGTCTATAACATTCATTGGCTTGTTGTGCCGGATAGTAAAAAAGCTGACAATTTTCCAGCACTGA
- a CDS encoding MFS transporter — protein MKTPEQKALLLGTLAFTVSFAIWGLLAGLMPILKKELALSAGQASLLVAIPVILGSLGRIPIGILADRFGGRKVFSAILLFMILPAVVLGFVHSYEAFLICGLFLGVAGTSFAVGVSFVSRWFPASKQGSALGIYGAGNIGQSIAVFGAPALASALGGMQWAVWAFSVVALLFAIYFLINAEDAPWKEPPKSLMNSLGLFFTRPRCWLLSMFYFQTFGGFVALSIYMPMLLKDIFDLPITDAGFRTGMFVLLATGARPIGGFLSDKFGGGAILSICYAGLLPCAFMLTSSDLGYFTVGALGAAFLVGLGNGGVFRLVPEYFPKDTGSVTGLVGAAGGMGGFFPPLVLGFCKDHFGTFNPGFYLLALFSLICWLAVYFTILKTKKAFEPVLNHPLG, from the coding sequence ATGAAGACACCAGAACAGAAAGCTCTTTTGTTGGGCACCCTGGCTTTTACAGTATCCTTTGCAATCTGGGGATTATTGGCTGGCTTGATGCCGATACTAAAAAAAGAACTTGCACTTAGTGCCGGGCAGGCTAGCTTATTGGTGGCAATACCGGTAATTCTGGGTTCACTGGGAAGGATTCCCATAGGAATTTTGGCCGACCGCTTTGGCGGAAGAAAGGTTTTTTCGGCGATTTTATTGTTCATGATTTTGCCGGCGGTTGTGCTGGGTTTCGTGCATTCTTACGAAGCATTTCTCATTTGTGGGTTGTTCTTGGGTGTTGCCGGCACATCATTTGCTGTAGGTGTTAGTTTTGTCTCGCGCTGGTTTCCAGCTTCCAAGCAAGGATCGGCACTAGGAATTTATGGTGCCGGCAATATTGGACAGTCAATTGCTGTTTTTGGCGCACCTGCCTTAGCCTCCGCCCTTGGTGGCATGCAATGGGCTGTTTGGGCTTTTAGTGTGGTGGCATTGCTATTTGCAATTTACTTCCTCATCAATGCTGAAGATGCTCCTTGGAAAGAACCGCCAAAGAGTTTAATGAATTCGCTTGGGCTCTTTTTTACTAGACCGCGCTGCTGGCTATTGAGCATGTTCTACTTTCAAACATTTGGCGGCTTTGTGGCCCTTTCCATTTACATGCCGATGCTGTTGAAAGACATATTTGACTTGCCAATAACTGATGCGGGTTTCCGCACAGGCATGTTCGTGTTGCTGGCAACAGGCGCTAGACCGATTGGTGGTTTCCTGTCCGACAAGTTTGGCGGCGGCGCCATACTGAGCATCTGTTATGCAGGACTTTTACCTTGCGCCTTTATGCTCACAAGTTCGGATCTTGGTTACTTTACAGTCGGCGCTTTAGGGGCGGCATTTTTGGTTGGTCTTGGCAATGGAGGGGTATTTCGGCTGGTGCCTGAATATTTCCCCAAAGATACCGGTTCGGTTACAGGTTTGGTTGGCGCAGCCGGTGGCATGGGCGGCTTTTTTCCTCCGCTTGTCCTGGGATTTTGTAAGGATCACTTCGGTACTTTCAATCCTGGTTTTTACTTGCTCGCTCTGTTTAGTCTTATTTGTTGGCTGGCTGTATATTTCACAATTCTCAAAACAAAAAAGGCATTTGAGCCGGTTCTCAATCATCCTTTAGGATGA